The Helianthus annuus cultivar XRQ/B chromosome 11, HanXRQr2.0-SUNRISE, whole genome shotgun sequence region CtatctatgttttttttttgaacagcgaGGCTTCTATATAAATATAGAAAGGGCCAGCAAGAAGGTGAAAAACCTGACAAAATTATACAATCACGTCACGAATATTGAAATCGCTCCACCTCTCCCAATCTAACGTACAAAATTTTGATCTACTTTTCACCCAAATAAACAGGTTTTCTATCTATGTGAATCTCAATCGTTCTCTCTCTTTATCCCATTAAcgaataaaacaataaaaaattaatttattTAGTTTCTAAATTTTTGTTGATTCTTATTATGTAAACTAATTATTATAAGTTGGTTTATTATACGCCGGGGTGTGAAAGCGGGAAGGTGGTCGGGGAGCTGAGGTGGCAGCCGACCTCGATGGAGAACACCGCCCCTCCCCCTTTATTCGGTGCAGACGGGGAAATTCCCCTATCCTTTTTGcatgttgatgttgttgtttgTTGATTGGAGGATAATCAAAAGGGAGTGAAGGGGAACCATTTCCCTTGATGGAGATTGAGGAGGAGGCGGTGATATGGATGTTGGGGGAGAGCCTCTCCACACCCGACTGTCTTAATATATGACTATAGGGTATGGTCCCCTTTCTCCCACCTCCACATCACCTTCACCTCAccaccttcttcttcttccccttCATCTTTCCCATCAACAAGAAATGATCTCCTCATTTATCCaatattgagagagagagagagagagagagagagagagagagagagagagagagagagagagagagagagagagagagagagagagagagagagagagagagagagggggggggagAACAAGAAGAATAACGGGGAGAATCCCTCGATGGCACCGAAGGTGGGACGGGGCGGTGTTCCGGGGTCCCCCTCCACGTCTGCACCCCATTTCCCTTCCCATCCCGAACCCACAACTGAGCGTCCAATGATTATTATGTAAACTAATTATTACTATTTGGTTTATTAGTATagatagaggatcctgtacattaatcctaaagtgtaagaagtgtgagaaatgtgaaaatataacactatatataacactatataacaccatataaacaccgtataacactaagTAAcacaatataacactatataacactatataacaaatataacactatattttatCTGATAggatgtctatgatagatgtatagtgttatatattgttatatagtgttatatagtgttacatagtgttatacggtgtttatatggtgttatatagtgttatatatagtgttataatacacttcacacacttctgaattaatgtacactatccctaccaAATATAATCTAAAAGCTATTCATATACTAATAAAATTATTTCGTGACTTTGTAACCTATAGTTAATATACATTTTTTATcgcattatttttttttacaaccaACAAATGTTGTTGCGTTATGTTTTTATTTAGGGCGTAGGTACATAAACCTTGAAACTGATCAAACCGTTAAAAATAATCAAATTGACCCGTTCAGCCAGTTTAAAATTTATACGGTTTGAAATCCGGGTTTAAAAATTTGGCTGATGGTTTGGATTGTGAACCAACAATAAAACCTAACAAAACCATCGTTTACAGTTCTCCGAAACTGTAATCAATGACTCTACTCAAAATTTTCGTCAAAACCAGTCAAACCAAGTAACCAACCCAACGCCAATACCAACGAGTAATTGACTTCACAAGCTTGAGACTGAAAATCACATGAACAATATTTGCGGTGCTTGTTAATAACGTGACAGAAAAATAACTTTTTAGTTGGTTGGTGGCAAGTGGCACTTAATTATCTTCCatattggttgataataaacTAATATTAAAACCACAACAAAAAAGAATATGTTCTAAATTTCCACCATGATGAACAAATGTTTGACTTTTCAAGAAGTGCTCCAAAGCCCAATAATAACAAAAAGTCTCTGAATTTTAGGTCAGTTTTCATAACAAAATCCTCCATAAACAATCATGGTCACATTCACACATAAGTCCGCAATCAACTGCTGCATATTCAAAAAGACAAATCCTGCATAGCTGTATACACAAACCAATATTTGTATGTATACTTTCTTACATTCCCACTTGTTTTTACACAGTTTTTACAGTTGAAATATATTGTTTTCATTGAGTTTTATGCAGGATATTGTGAGAAATGAGTGAGATGAAGCCGGTTTTTCGTTTCGTGGTGGTGTTGTATATGTTAACCGCGGCGAGTTTATGTTACGCGGGCAGAAGTAGAAAAGTTGAGGTTATGAAGCATTTGAATCGTTTAAATAAACGTCCGGTTAAATCCATCGAGGTATGTATCTCTTTTCAAAATTATATAGTAACCCGACTAGCAAGAAACTAGACAGAAAAAAGAAAGTTACAAAGAGTGGAGAATCTTAATTTATAGATTTGTTGTTGCTTTGTGTATGCATGCATATTATGGTGAATAGAGTCCAGATGGTGATATAATCGATTGTGTTCGTATATCACATCAACCGGCTTTTGATCATCCGTTTCTCAAAAATCATACCATTAAGGTTTGATTCGATTTCCCTTTCTCCTTGTGCATTTATATGTAAGCCGACgtttatgttaattttttttttacgaacGATTATAGATGAGGCCGAATTATCaaccaaattggataaataataataataataataataatgacatTAAAGTGTCATCTATGATGAATCCTTCAAAAGATGGTGAATTATCATCAGAAAAGGAAACAATGACTCAGTTGTGGAACTCATATGGGAAATGCCCGAAAGGGACAATCCCGGTTAGGAGAACGAAGAAAGAGGATGTGCTCAGAGCGAGTTCTGTCAAACGTTACGGGAAGAAGAGTTCTTCTACTTTTGCTCAACTAAACTCCATTGATCCCGACCTCATCAATCAAAACGGCCATCAGGTAAGCCGGTTCAATCCTTACGTGTCGAATCCTAAAATGTAATCAAATTTTTGAATATTGGCCTGAAATGGCAAAAGTGAAAATTGGCCTGAAAtggcaaaagtgaacaaaccacagggatgaaaaTCGCAGTTAACTCTATAATATATTTGATTACAACTTTACAACAACATTTGCCACTATAATCAAATTGTATTGTGGAAAAATAATATTGTTGGTTGGGATTATTTTTTTTAGCACGCGATTGCATATGCTCAAGGGGAATTTTATGGAGCGAAAGCAACGATAAATGTATGGAACCCGAAGATTCACCAATCTAACGAATTTAGTTTGTCGCAAATTTGGTTATTAGGAGGCTCTTTCGCTTCAGATCTCAATAGCATTGAAGCTGGTTGGCAGGCGAGTCAACGTCCCACAAATTAAAACTACTAAATGATTAACCGCGCTACATATTTCAACTTTTTAACATAGTTGTTGCAACAACAGGTGAGTCCAGATTTGTATGGAGATAATAACACAAGGCTCTTCATCTACTGGACTGTAAGTTTATATAAAATAGTTCAAACATGTTTTGAGCATATTGTAAATGTTAAACTCGATTGTTGCGATTTTAACCGGATATACAAGTCACATAGGATTCTAGttgaaaaaaatatttaatgaTTTTAGAATATTTTGGACAGAGTGATGCATATCAAGCAACAGGGTGTTACAATCTTCTATGCTCAGGGTTTATTCAAACCAACAATGAGATTGCATTGGGAGGAAGCATATCTCCTATTTCACAATTTGATGGTTCTCAATATGATATAACTATACTTATTTGGAAGGTAAATTCCTCATCATTTGGCTTATAGTATTTAAAATATATCATCATGGTGTattaaaatttgatgaaaatggTTATTTTGTATTTGAGTTATTTTAAAAGGATGTTTGCAGTGAGAATCTCTGACATTTGTTCCTCTTGTCAGGAATTTTTGTCTTaataaacgtttttttttttaagtttatgatTATAAAGAGAGAAATTGTACAAGACAAGATGTTATGTGTACAACTATTGAGGCACAAGGTGCAACTGTAGGCAGTGGCGAATctagatattttttttttgaccgggggtggggggggggggggggggggcacaaATTGGTTGGGTCAAAAAAAGACGGGTCAATACAAATTGGGTCAAAATTAGTCGGGTAAAACCAAATCAGACTTATCCAGGTAATGATATTGTAAAACTATTTATACTTATTTATATAAGAATAGGATAAATTTTACTTGAAAATAgttattttcttttcaaaaaattGTTTAGTTCCGTTCAAATTTGTACTTCTTAACTTATACCATCATCTTTGTTTAATGAAACAGACGAACATCTCGTCGAATTGTTCATGAAGGAACCAACATTCGGTCGCCTTATAAAGCGTTGTAACccgtaattttaatttttttacatcTTTATAGGACCCGGATGAAGGAAACTGGTGGATGCAATTTGGTAACGGTAAAGTGTTAGGATACTGGCCAGCGACACTCTTTTCGTACTTAACCGAGAGTGCATCATTGATAGAGTGGGGTGGCGAGGTGGTGAACACAGCCTCAGACGGGCAACACACGACTACCCAAATGGGCAGCGGTCAATTCCCACAAGAAGGATTTAGTAAAGCAAGTTATTTCAGAAATATTCAAACAGTGGATGAATCCAACAGTTTAAGGGATCCTAAAGACCTTAACACCTTTTCTGAGCAACCCAATTGCTATGATGTTAAAACAGACAGCAATGGTAAGTGGGGTAGCCACTTTTACTATGGTGGACCGGGTCGAAACCCAAACTGCCCGTAAAAACAATGGAAACGAAATGTTGTTTTTATGTTTGTAATTCATGAGCAACTTAGCACCTATATTAGTCAATATGATATGATTTAATTTCATTTACAAAACTATATATTGATAATGTTGATCAAATTTTGGCAAAAATTCTAGACCGCACCACTAACTACAGTTTTAAGGAACACAATTGTACAAGACTTCTCATTTGCTATACCTTAGAACCTGGTGGTTCAAGGGGCCGGTGCCCCCTGGCGGGGTCTAAGAAGAAAAGCCATTGGAAGTTGCTTTGGATTTGCATGTCGATGAAAAGTTGCATGAAATGTTCGTCAGTTATTACTAATAATACGAGACCCGAGTCTATTCATTCACAACAATTTCATGTTTTCttcatataataaataatatcGGCGGTCACAAAAAACTAAAAGTAATAGTAGCTCGTTGACTTTTTACATAAGTCAAAACCAAATAGAAATAAAtacaacataaacaaacacacCCTTGTTCCAACCCTCACCACCAATCAAAAAAACAAAACCTTCTAAAGTAGTCTTAATCTTCTTTACTTCATTTCTATAAAGAATGAGTGTATAATAGTATCTATAAGTAACTATAAAAAGTTTCATGACTTTGTCTTCCTAAGTTTCATACTTTTGTCTTCCTTCTTTCATTCAATGCCTATTCGATACAAAAGGATGGCCACACGTTCTGCAAATGTGTCGCGCATTCTGCaaaaaagaaataaagaaaattaACTACCATGATATCTTGTTGAAATATAGTGCAATCATTCTCAAAGTTGAAGTGAAAAGGATGTATAGTTTGACTATTTAAGTCAAACATGCTACCTTCAAATTCAAATTTTCGTAGGCATTCGTTCCAGTCTTACATCAAGGATTTGTTTTACGTAGTAGGTTGTCATACATACAGATTAATTACTGATTTTGAAAAGTAGTTCGTTTGACCCGACGAGTAGTTCAAGAAGACATTTGAAAGTACCAAACTTTTATCAGTTGAATAAATTTATGAATATGAACGTTGTTAAAAAATCAAACTTACACCACGTTATTTTGTTTTCGTCATTGGCAAAGAGTATCACTGGTTCCCCCTGAAAACAAAATAGATGTAACACAAGCAATGTTCGCGAGAATGTTATACCATTAACAAGTATGCAAATATCGCTACTACAAAATGGGCTGCTGTGGAAACCGTAAAGGCCCAAGAGCAAGAAAGGGTTTGTACCATTTCATGTACTTTTGGACCATTGTACAAATATGCATCAAACGATACCGAGACTTCAAGAATCATAGACTTCCATATGAATATATGATTTTGTATCATTTTACAATATATTGTAGGGCTATTCAAAAAGCTCGTGGCCCGCTTGAAATAGACCCGTTTGTTAACAAGCTGATTGGCTCGTTTAAACTAAAACCAAaatcttaatatatatatatatatataaaaagttataaactataacccaaattttaatatATACAGATTATAAATTCTATGGTTTATAACTTACGTACGGTGTgtattaaaaatattattatttgtttttatttatattaatgtGCAAAAAACATAAAGTTTAAAATTACGAGCTGGCTCGAGCTTTTTACTAGCCGAGTTTGAGCTCAACATTTCAGCTTGTTAAGATAAACAAGCCGAGCCAGCTCGACTTAGGTTGTAAACGGGCCGAGCCCGAGCCCTACCTGACTCGGCTCAGCTCGTTTACAACTCTACAATATTGTACCATATCGTATCATAGATCCTTCCGAGCTAAAATGAGTTTCTGAgctggaatttggttgaactcatgcggacacgaatgcagctccgaaaatcCCGGGCCCGCGTGAGGAAGTTTTTTATACTCATTCAcggtttctgttttttttttctgccGCCTCAGACCGTTTTTGCGCGCCTTTGCTGCGCCTCAGACCATTTTTGGCGCGCCTCAGGacgtttttttcaaaaaaacccatttttgcgcctaggctgccaccaggcgctataggtgcgcctaggcgcgcgctttttgcgcttttgacaacataggtgGGATgagttttaaattttaaaatatacAAGATTTAATTTTAGTATTGATTAGGAACAAAATGAAGtgataataataacaaaagtcATTGTAAACAATGAATAGAAGATTTTTACAAAGTACCTGTCGATTTTGGTCATCCATGGGTATGCACTCGACAGCGATAAGTTTATCGACATCATCGGCTGTAACTACATATTCTGGATTTGTGGCTCCTGTGTCATACAAAATATTACGGATCAAGAACACAGCTATCATTCACGGCATTTTAAACACAAAAGATTCCATTTGGGAAATGACATTTTGCCACAACTCGTAAACAGACCAAAGGTAGCAAAATGGAcgggttgggtaacgggtcaaaaccgGAATAGGTTTTGGCATAGATGAGATTTTAAATACTTACCCTCGATGTACTCCGCAGTGCCATCTTGATAGTAACGAACCCACTGACATAGAAGCAAACGGATACATGATATATCAATCTTTGCATAATGTAAAGGTTTAATAAATATCGTAATTGCATCTAGAAGCTTCTGTACCTTAAACATGCATAGTGAAGTCCCACGCACGGGAAACCCGCAACCTAAAAGTTTACCTCCGGGTTTTGCGTCTCCAATTATTTGAAAGTTCTCTATTCCCGGGCCATCTTCTAGTTTAAAATATTACATGTTAGCATATATAACAGGTAGGTTGCGTAATGGATCAAAAACAAGCTATTCTTTAATGCGGGCTGACCCGTCCATATTTCCTTgaaatttataaataataattaaataagaTTATAGGAACTATATAGttataagagtaaaatgccattttcgtccctgaggtttggctagttttgcgactttcgtccaaaggtttgttttactgcatctagatccaaaaggtttgaaatcttgccttTTTCATCCGGCTTGTCAACTCCagccatttttctccgttaagtcaggggtatttccgtcttttttttaacttaaagggcaattcggtctttttcactttatgtacaagcatttagcataatttACAAGCAGtcaaaatacccttactaaataaataacaaaaattaaTACATGTAAAAAGAAGAAAATACTcccgacttaacggagaaaaatggatggagttaatgagccagatgaaaatggcaagatttaaaaccttttggatccagatgcggaaaaacaaacctttggacgaaaatggcattttactctagtTAAAATAATGAtctatttttttaacaaaactatTTAGGAGGTTATAAGCCTTTGAGAACATGTTTGGCGACTTTTCACTTTTGAGGTTTTAAGGTTTCTAAATTTACGTTTGACACAAACTAAAATACCAAATTTTAAGTAAACAGGTTGAAATTGCCACCTTTACTCATAATACTTAAGGGACTTATAAA contains the following coding sequences:
- the LOC118483710 gene encoding uncharacterized protein LOC118483710; translated protein: MSEMKPVFRFVVVLYMLTAASLCYAGRSRKVEVMKHLNRLNKRPVKSIESPDGDIIDCVRISHQPAFDHPFLKNHTIKMRPNYQPNWINNNNNNNNDIKVSSMMNPSKDGELSSEKETMTQLWNSYGKCPKGTIPVRRTKKEDVLRASSVKRYGKKSSSTFAQLNSIDPDLINQNGHQHAIAYAQGEFYGAKATINVWNPKIHQSNEFSLSQIWLLGGSFASDLNSIEAGWQVSPDLYGDNNTRLFIYWTSDAYQATGCYNLLCSGFIQTNNEIALGGSISPISQFDGSQYDITILIWKDPDEGNWWMQFGNGKVLGYWPATLFSYLTESASLIEWGGEVVNTASDGQHTTTQMGSGQFPQEGFSKASYFRNIQTVDESNSLRDPKDLNTFSEQPNCYDVKTDSNGKWGSHFYYGGPGRNPNCP